A segment of the Vagococcus hydrophili genome:
GGTTACATGCAAACGGTTATTCCAATTATTTTAGCTGTTTGGTTACAAAGTCATGTTGAAAAATTGGCTAAGAAAATCTCACCTGATTTTCTTCAAATTATCTTGGTTCCGTTAATTACTGTACTTATTATGGTACCACTAGCATTTGTAGCAATCGGACCTTTAGGAACAATCATTGGTGACTTCTTAGGTAAAGGTTATAGTGCAATCTTTAGTTTCAGTCCAATCGTAGCTGGTGCAGTGATGGGTGGTTTATGGCAAGTATTCGTTATGTTCGGTATGCATTGGGGATTCATACCAATTGCGTTAGTTAACTTAACAACAAATGGTTATGACACGATGACAGCTATGTTATTAGGTGCTGTTATTGCCCAAGCAGGAGCAGCTCTTGCAGTTGCAATTAAAACAAAGAGTCAAAAGAGAAAAGCTTTGGCTATTTCTGGTACTTTAACAGCTATTTTTGGGATTACTGAACCAACTGTTTATGGTGTAACGTTACCACTTAAAAAGCCATTCTACGCAGCTTGTATTGGTGGAGCTGTCGGTGGAGCTATCATTGGTGGTGCTGGTGTTAAAATGTTTACTGGTGGTTTAATTAGTTTATTAAGTATTCCTGGTTTTATTAGTAATATTGAGGGCGTAGAATCAAATGTTGTGATGGGAATTATTGGAACAGTGGTTGCCTTTGCAATTGCCTTTGTTTTAACATTAGTACTTGGCTTTGATACTGAGGCAGACGAAAGCGCAGAAACACCTTCAACAACATCAACAAAAAACAGAGAAACTTTAAAATCTCCATTAACAGGTAAAATTGTTCCAATGACAGAAGTTCCAGACGAAGTATTTGCTTCAGGTGCTTTAGGTAAAGGGTTAGCGGTTGAACCAACAATCGGCGAATTACGTGCTCCAGCTGATGGCGAGATTGCGACAATCTTCCCAACTGGACATGCGGTAGGGTTAACAACAGACAATGGTGCTGAAATTTTAATGCACATTGGAATGGATACAGTTGAGCTTGATGGTGCTGGATTTGAAAAAATGGTTAAACAAGGTGACAAAGTGAAAGCTGGCGACTTACTAGTTAAGTTTGATATTGAAAAAATCAAAGCAGCAGGTAAACCAACGATTACACCGATTGTCGTAACAAACTCTGCTGATTATCTAGATGTGTTAGATTTAAATCAAGAAGAAATTATCGACGGTGAAGATTTCTTAACTTTAGTTAGATAATATTTTATAAATGAATCAATTTGAGTTACACTAGAGGTACCATTAAAAAAAGGGACGATCATGAGTAGGAAGGGGCAAGATAACTGTTGATTATCAAGAAAGTACTAAATAATAATGTTGTTATTTCTGAAAATGATCGACTAGAAGAAATTGTTGTCATGGGTAAAGGGTTAGCCTTTCAAAAAAAAACAGGTGACAGAATCGAATCTGAAAAAATAGATAAAGTCTTTGTTTCAGGTTCTAAAGAAGGCGTCAGAGAAATCGAAAAAATGGTCATGGCCGTTGATCCAGTTGTCTTGGATATTGCTAAGGAAACCATTCTTTATGCAGAGAAGACAACCAATCATGAGTATTCTGATCAAGCCTATATCACCTTAACAGACCATTTGAATTACGCTGTTGAGAGGGGACGCAAAGGAATTTATATTCCTAATCCGTTGTTGTTTGAAATTAAGAAATTTTATCCAGATGAAACAAAAGTAGCTTTACAAGCTATTGACGTAATTAATAAGAAGTTAGATATTAACTTTCCATCAGATGAAGCGGGATTCATCGCGATTCATTTAGCTAATAGCCGAATTAATGCCAATGAATTACCGATTACGATGGAGAGCACAGAGATGGTTCGAGATATTTTAAACATTATTAGCCGTTTCTTTGGGATTATGTTTGATGACACATCTCTTAGCTATAACCGGATGGTGACACACATTCAATATTTTGTAAAACGAATATTGCGTGATGAAACCATTGAAGAAAATGACGAGTTTTTGTATGAATTAGTCCAAAGTAAATATCCAGAAGCTTTTAATTGCAGTCAACGAATTAAAGATTACTTATGCCAAAGTAAAAAGGTGAAAGTAAGAGAGCCAGAGATGATTTACTTGGTGATTCATATTAATCGAGTGGTTGAGGATACGAAAAGATAAGATCATTGAGGTAGACTGAAAGGTCTGCCTCAGTGGTCTTTTTTGTCTCAGCCTTTAGACGGATGTAAACAAAAAAACTAGTGTTATACTTGTCATATTAGTAACATATACGACATATTAGTTACATAATGAGGAGGAGATTAGAATGAGTAGTGGGAAAAAAATAGGTTTAATTATTGGTAGTGCTGTAGTACTGTTAATTGTTTTATGTTTTGCGACTTACAATGGTTTAGTCACAAAACAAGCAGAAGTCGAAAGTCAGTGGGCAAAAGTTGACTCTAAATTACAGCGTCGTTACGATTTAGTTCCTAATTTAGTCAATTCAGTTAAAGGAAGCATGGAGCAAGAAAA
Coding sequences within it:
- the licT gene encoding BglG family transcription antiterminator LicT, translated to MIIKKVLNNNVVISENDRLEEIVVMGKGLAFQKKTGDRIESEKIDKVFVSGSKEGVREIEKMVMAVDPVVLDIAKETILYAEKTTNHEYSDQAYITLTDHLNYAVERGRKGIYIPNPLLFEIKKFYPDETKVALQAIDVINKKLDINFPSDEAGFIAIHLANSRINANELPITMESTEMVRDILNIISRFFGIMFDDTSLSYNRMVTHIQYFVKRILRDETIEENDEFLYELVQSKYPEAFNCSQRIKDYLCQSKKVKVREPEMIYLVIHINRVVEDTKR
- a CDS encoding beta-glucoside-specific PTS transporter subunit IIABC; the encoded protein is MSKQTNQELAKDVLDLVGGKKNVNSVVHCATRLRFKLKDESVAKTEEIKKHPGVIQVVQSGGQYQVVIGSHVKDVYAELLEVSGLSGASSSEESGPKGSIFNQFIDIISGIFTPFLGALAGVGVLKGLLTLLVVVGAMSPESGAYQILFAASDGFMQFLPFAIAFTAAKKFKADPFIALAVSGALLYPAITAVASAGTGLDFFGIPVIIGPTGYMQTVIPIILAVWLQSHVEKLAKKISPDFLQIILVPLITVLIMVPLAFVAIGPLGTIIGDFLGKGYSAIFSFSPIVAGAVMGGLWQVFVMFGMHWGFIPIALVNLTTNGYDTMTAMLLGAVIAQAGAALAVAIKTKSQKRKALAISGTLTAIFGITEPTVYGVTLPLKKPFYAACIGGAVGGAIIGGAGVKMFTGGLISLLSIPGFISNIEGVESNVVMGIIGTVVAFAIAFVLTLVLGFDTEADESAETPSTTSTKNRETLKSPLTGKIVPMTEVPDEVFASGALGKGLAVEPTIGELRAPADGEIATIFPTGHAVGLTTDNGAEILMHIGMDTVELDGAGFEKMVKQGDKVKAGDLLVKFDIEKIKAAGKPTITPIVVTNSADYLDVLDLNQEEIIDGEDFLTLVR